Proteins encoded within one genomic window of Plasmodium cynomolgi strain B DNA, chromosome 11, whole genome shotgun sequence:
- a CDS encoding hypothetical protein (putative): MRRVRETLLIIYSALLPPLVLIPPVLKTNCVHVGSDYLHVGNDYPHGGKDYLRDLLKMGIFEKNSTKIKKEVFENINRTHETYSSCKTCIKLIQLIGKIIQKKREPYVDIAIEDTLETNLCDSNLWHEYFNYDELLYSEHVLEYCNATLKLIRDSIEQHIYQFYNKEELFYRRVCLHINPLCKTAIEEERINLSTDSKVKLIYQLYCDYLSGEENYSQTSQGVPYKKIESADSSNLTLKRSDYALVQSEIRTMQQKKLADDFAGRKLRLLRISELDDDVLEVFLLMKQQDVFKFLFYCQSCEDPILEVKIKIQDISDNVDAILKGSYQDDLITNDSQFLLYKRFST; encoded by the exons atgcgaCGCGTAAGGGAAACACTGCTCATCATATACTCCGCGCTGCTGCCCCCCTTGGTTCTAATCCCCCCTGTGCTCAAAACCAACTGCGTGCACGTAGGAAGTGACTACCTGCACGTAGGAAATGACTACCCGCATGGGGGGAAGGACTACCTGCGCGACCTTCTAAAAATGGgcatatttgaaaaaaacagcacaaaaataaaaaaggaggtatTCGAAAACATAAACCGCACGCACGAAACATACTCGTCATGCAAAACATGCATCAAGCTTATTCAAttaataggaaaaataatccaaaaaaaaagagagccATATGTAGATATAGCCATAGAAGACACACTGGAAACGAATTTGTGCGACTCCAACCTGTGGCACGAATATTTCAACTACGACGAGTTGTTGTATAGTGAACACGTCTTGGAGTATTGCAATGCCACGTTAAAGCTCATTAGGGATAGCATAGAGCAGCATATCTACCAGTTTTACAACAAGGAGGAATTATTTTACCGCAGAGTCTGCTTACATATCAACCCATTATGCAAAACTGCCATTGAGGAGGAGAGAATTAACCTCAGCACGGACTCCAAAGTTAAACTGATCTATCAGCTATACTGTGACTACTTAAGTGGAGAG GAAAACTATAGCCAAACGAGCCAAGGCGTgccatataaaaaaatcgaatcCGCAGATAGCTCAAATTTAACCCTGAAGAGAAGCGACTACGCACTTGTCCAATCCGAAATTCGGAcaatgcaacaaaaaaaattggctgaCGATTTTGCAGGCAGGAAATTGAGACTCCTTCGAATTAGTGAG CTTGATGACGACGTACTGGAGGTCTTCCTTCTGATGAAGCAACAAGACGTCTTTAAGTTCCTCTTTTATTGCCAATCGTGTGAAG ACCCCATACTGGAagtcaaaattaaaatacaAGACATATCGGACAATGTAGATGCCATCCTTAAGGGGAGTTACCAGGATGATTTGATCACGAATGACAGccaatttttgctttacaAACGGTTCTCTACatga
- a CDS encoding hypothetical protein (putative): MNRPKGERTGGKKGGLFLTCADINKNEMRKIIVISDRKTQRRVLIKKLNIHFRSKDEIARKGKSKKAQLAIDDFLPAGLNGEVVEAKKFEEPNVVSLEGENSPCGVQNGVTSQSVRSECDSFDVYSTNMMRRKKMKKIANDLFYNILTYCISRDLSVVEISTYLSIMKYIFFKLVNGGGHVVDLFSEFKKVMLHHSVNRSPSCVKIFSYSSLRLLMKYALNTFFRNFFFYKFIFVPIYDIHFEGGVVDDLGKLEMDDENGFDEDAVICSLDTPSGGEYVRRLLNLHVGEINFLTFGKSYEDAFTREVQDRFDKFEIEKESVTFQTNKCKENKNLKKLCKRVESYGEVDGKGKKGQEKWSTSEGYLIGKVSKMMDILYRDLEARIVKRLDAHLG; this comes from the exons ATGAATAGGCCGAAGGGCGAACGGACTGGAGGGAAGAAAGGGGGGTTGTTCCTAACCTGTGCGgacataaacaaaaatgagatgagaaaaataatagttATTAGTGATAGGAAGACACAGAGAAGGGTACTCATAAAAAAACTCAATATCCATTTTAGGAGCAAAGATGAAATAGccaggaagggaaaaagcaaaaaggctCAGTTAGCTATTGATGATTTTTTACCAGCTGGTTTAAATGGTGAAGTGGTGGAGGCGAAGAAGTTTGAAGAACCCAACGTTGTAAGTTTGGAAGGAGAGAATTCCCCGTGTggtgtgcaaaatggggtGACATCACAGAGTGTTAGAAGTGAGTGTGATTCTTTCGACGTGTACAGTACGAACatgatgagaagaaaaaaaatgaaaaaaattgcaaacgatcttttttataacatcTTGACGTATTGCATTAGCAGAGACTTGTCTGTCGTGGAGATATCAACTTACCTGTCCATTAtgaagtatattttttttaaattagtaaATGGGGGAGGCCATGTTGTGGACCTTTTTTCAGAATTCAAAAAGGTCATGTTACATCATTCAGTTAACAGGTCACCAAGTtgtgttaaaatattttcctacTCCTCTCTGAGGCTTTTAATGAAGTACGCCTTAAATACTTTTTtccgaaatttttttttttataaatttatttttgtcccAATTTATGATATACATTTTGAGGGTGGAGTTGTTGATGACTTGGGGAAACTCGAAATGGATGATGAGAATGGCTTCGATGAAGATGCTGTAATCTGCAGTTTGGACACTCCCTCCGGGGGGGAATACGTCAGAAGATTGCTAAACT TGCACGTTGGAGAAATAAACTTTTTGACATTCGGAAAGAGTTACGAAGATGCCTTCACAAGAGAAGTGCAAGACCGTTTTGACAAATTCGAAATAGAGAAGGAGTCAGTTACCTTCCAAACAAATAAGTgtaaggaaaataaaaatttaaagaagtTGTGCAAGCGAGTGGAAAGCTACGGTGAGGTAGACgggaaagggaagaagggtcaagaaaaatggagtacATCTGAGGGGTACTTGATAGGAAAGGTGAGCAAAATG ATGGATATTTTGTACCGTGACTTGGAGGCTCGAATAGTGAAGCGGTTGGATGCCCATTTGGGGTAA
- a CDS encoding U1 small nuclear ribonucleoprotein 70 kDa (putative): MSAIGMPPHILILFQARPLLSFYKPIQKKKHQAYSGISEYLNLFEDKEPPPKIKLENAKERKERKKKEKITYNELMLKEMRKNYDPFKNEDLTNDPKKTIFIGRLSYDVNEKKLKKEFEVYGKIKKVKIIYDKNFKPKGYAFIEFEHTKSFNDAYNLADGKKIDNRRILVDVERGRTVKNWIPRRLGGGKGPPRGSDERKKVTHNINWTALINKDKYRNDKKKVEEIYKNVALYNERNDDDSDEVNDVLKSHRRHRRDEHKSSKRDRHHRSRRSESNDRHRHKHRRSESHDRHRHKHRRRDSHDRDKERDRDKERDRDKERDRDKERDRDKERDRDKDRDRDKDRDRDRHRERDHNRDHDHSYNHNRDHDHSYNHNRDHDHTYNHNRDQDHSYNHNRDQDHNYNYNHSHNHNRDHDHVHDHNYNYNHNRDQDKHRHRSRERGNEGGAYFPNGGERRGEHEQAGSHMNIHSGYGTDAPGGRDYGNYNYYGLSRIS; the protein is encoded by the exons atgtcGGCCATTGGGATGCCACCACACATCTTAATCCTGTTCCAAGCGAGGCCGCTACTCAGTTTTTACAAACCCAtccagaagaagaagcaccaAGCGTACAGCGGCATTTCCGAGTACCTGAATCTTTTCGAGGATAAAgaaccccccccaaaaataAAGctagaaaatgcaaaagaaagaaaggaaagaaaaaaaaaggaaaaaataacatacaATGAATTAATGCTGaaagaaatgagaaaaaactatgacccttttaaaaatgaagatttaacaaacgatccaaagaaaacaatttttattggAAGACTATCATATGatgtaaatgaaaaaaaattaaaaaaagaatttgaagtgtatggaaaaataaaaaaagtgaaaataatttatgataaaaattttaaaccaAAAGGATATGCATTCATAGAATTTGAACACACAAAAAGTTTTAACGATGCATATAATTTGgctgatggaaaaaaaatagacaacaGAAGGATTCTCGTAGATGTGGAAAGAGGAAGGactgtaaaaaattggattCCTAGACGATTGGGTGGTGGAAAAGGACCTCCAAGGGGATCagatgaaaggaaaaaggtcACTCATAATATTAATTGGACGGCCCTAATTAATAAAGATAAATACAGAAATGACAAAAAGAAGGTAGAAGAAATTTACAAGAATGTGGCTTTGTATAATGAGAGGAACGATGACGACAGTGATGAGGTGAACGACGTGCTCAAGAGCCACCGACGCCACAGGAGGGACGAGCACAAGAGCTCCAAACGGGACCGCCACCACAGAAGCAGGCGCAGCGAGTCGAACGACCGCCACAGGCACAAGCACAGGCGCAGCGAGTCGCACGATCGCCACAGGCACAAGCACAGGCGCAGGGACAGCCACGACCGGGATAAGGAGCGGGATAGAGATAAGGAGCGGGATAGGGACAAGGAGCGGGATAGGGATAAGGAGCGGGATAGGGATAAGGAGCGGGATAGGGACAAGGACCGGGATAGGGACAAGGACCGGGATAGGGACAGGCACAGAGAAAGGGACCACAACCGAGATCACGATCACAGTTACAACCACAACCGAGATCACGATCACAGTTACAACCACAACCGAGATCATGATCACACTTACAACCACAACCGAGATCAGGATCACAGCTACAACCACAACCGAGACCAAGATCATAATTACAATTACAACCACAGCCACAACCACAACCGCGATCACGATCACGTTCACGATCATAATTACAATTACAACCACAATCGGGACCAGGACAAGCACAGGCACAGAAGCCGGGAGAGGGGAAACGAAGGCGGCGCCTACTTTCCCAACGGGGGTGAACGCAGAGGCGAGCACGAGCAAGCGGGCTCTCACATGAATATACACAGCGGTTACGGGACAGACGCACCGGGAGGAAGAGACTATGGAAATTACAACTATTATGG ACTGTCACGTATATCCTGA